From Zerene cesonia ecotype Mississippi chromosome 13, Zerene_cesonia_1.1, whole genome shotgun sequence, the proteins below share one genomic window:
- the LOC119831255 gene encoding probable rRNA-processing protein EBP2 homolog has translation MTTSDFVLNDSESDVDSDEELQEAYAKGLLKPGLNEEIEKIEKRHVNNIADLKAKLKEFELKLPWVETLDLVTTVAPLAPDVALQLQQTAQHRKNIQENSKGKQIYDPAQDPVLNEFKRENLIHRQAQAAVVDGIKRLKELNIPTKRPDDFFAEMAKTDEHMQKVRKNLMAKQAAQARVEKVRQLREQKKIAKRVQLRVSVTF, from the exons atgaCGACGAGTGATTTTGTACTAAATGACAGTGAAAGCGATGTAGATTCTGACGAAGAG TTGCAAGAAGCTTATGCAAAAGGATTACTTAAACCTGGGCTTAAtgaagaaatagaaaaaattgaaaagcGTCATGTAAACAATATAGCAGATTTAAAAgctaaattaaaagaatttgaattaaaattaccaTGGGTTGAAACTTTAGACCTGGTGACTACAGTAGCTCCTTTGGCACCAGATGTGGCCTTACAATTACAACAAACTGCACAACATAGAAA aAACATACAGGAAAATAGTAAAGGTAAGCAGATATATGATCCAGCGCAAGATCCAGTGTTGAATGAGTTTAAAAGAGAGAACCTTATCCATCGGCAAGCACAGGCAGCTGTTGTGGATGGGATCAAGCGCTTGAAGGAGCTCAATATTCCCACTAAAAG GCCAGATGATTTCTTTGCGGAGATGGCTAAAACAGATGAGCACATGCAAAAAGTCAGGAAGAATTTGATGGCGAAGCAAGCTGCACAAGCGAGAGTGGAGAAAGTGAGACAACTGAGGGAACAAAAGAAGATTGCTAAGCGAGTGCag CTTAGAGTGAGTGTTACCTTCTAG